GCGAACTGTTACGCCGTTCTGGCCCGTGAATTTGCCGCGGGCAATTACGCCGGGGCGTTTCATCCTTCGCTGCCGCCGCTGAATACGACGCTGGCCGGATTGCTGGCGGCGGCCGGAATAACGCCGCTGACGGCGCTTACGCTGGTGTCCGGCGCATTTTTCATTTTGACGATTTTTCCGCTTTACGGTTTTCTGCAGCGTTTTCTTTCGCCGCTGGCGGCGGCCTGGGGATGCGTCCTGTATGTGACTGCGCCGAAGGTGATCCGCTTCGGCGGGACCGGGCTGCTGGAGTCGGCACGGAATTTTTTCATCGTCAGCGCCCTGTATTTCTTTTCCGCTGCCGCGACGGAGCGGGGTGGAAAAGTGCGTTGCTGTTCGGCGTCTCGCTCGGCGGCATGTCGCTGGCCCGCGGGGAGGGGATCGCCCTGGCCGGGCTGCTTCTCGTGCTGTTCGTCGCGGAGCTCTGGCGGAAGCACCGCGCTTCGGGGAGGTGGCGGAAATCGCTCTTCCGCCTGACCGCGATTGCTGCATTTTCGTTTCTGGCCGTGATCGCGCCGCGGCTCTGGCAGAACTACTGCGCGGTCGGTTTTCCGAGCACGGATGACCGGCTGGTGATCGGTCTCCGCCAGCGCCTGGCGACGGGTACTCCGTACCGCGCGCCCGCCGGGAGCGCGGCTCCGCTGCGCGAACGGTTCGAGTATGCGGGCAAGGTCGCCGGGGATAACCTCCGCGGCGCATATGAACCCTATTTCGCTCTGGCCGTGCTCGGAATCATTCTGACTGCCGCCGGAGTCCGGCGCCGGACGCTTTTCGGCGCCGCCCTGCCGCCGGGGGGCTGGCGGGCCGAGTACGGCGTCCTCGCTGCGCTCATGGCCGGGGCGTTTCTGATCTTCTTCTTTTCGGTCAGCGCCTACCGGTACTACACCGTCAACCTCATCTATCTGATGATGTTCACCATGTATGCGCTGAGCTGGCTGCTGGAGCTTCTGAAAAGGCATCGGGCGGGATTTCTGGTTCCGGCCGGCGTCGCTCTTCTGATCTGCGGCAACTTCTGGAATGTCTGGACGTTTCTGGCGGAGGAGGAGCCGCGCCGGGAGTACGAGCTCGGCAGCTGGCTGCGTTCGCAGAGCGGGCTTTTCGCCCCGGACGGACGCAGGCCGGTCGCGTTTTCCGGCGATGTCGTCGTCTGGTACTTCACCGGGTTCGACCGAATCAACGAAATTGAGAAACCCAAGCCGGATTTCTTCAACCGGCGCGATTACGATCTGATTATTCTGGATGCGGAGGACGGGCGGCTTGACCGGGTCCTTTCCACGCCGGATTTTGAGGAAGTTCCGGGGCCGCATCCGGATATCGCGCGGATTTTTCGGAACAGAAACAGGAGTTTTCATGAGTGACAGCAGTTCTTCGCTCACGGTGGTGATTCCGTGCTACAACGAGGCCGACAACATTCCCCGGGTGATCCCGGAGGTGCTGGCGTTCTGTCGGGAGCATGGCTGGCGGCTGATTCTGGTGAATGACGGTTCAAAGGACAATTCGGCCGGGCTGCTTGCCCCATATGCCTCGGAGTCGTGCCGGATTCTCACGCACCGCAGCAACCGCGGCTATGGCGCCGCGCTCAAAAGCGGCCTCGCCGCCGTGGAGACGGAGTATGCCGTCACGATCGATTCCGATGGCCAGCACGACCTGAAGGATGTCGGCCGGCTGCTGGAGCTTGCCGTGGCGAAAAACGCGGATATGGTGGTCGGCTGCCGTCCGGTGAGCGATTCCAGCCGCTACCGCCGTTGCGGAAAGTGGATTATTCGCACCTTTGCGGCCTTCCTGATCGGGCGGAAATTCCGGGATCTGAATTCCGGCATGAAGCTCTACCGCACTGATACGGTTCGAGACTATCTGCAGCTCTGCCCGGACGGAATGTCGTTCAGCGACATCATTCTGCTTCTGATCGCGAGCGACCGCCATCTGGTGCTGGAGGAGTCGATTACGATTCACCCGAGAACGGCGGGACACAGCACGATCGGGCTTCATACCGCCAAGGAGACGCTGTTTGAAATTCTGAATATCGCGATGCTGATCCATCCGCAGCTGGTGTTTTCCCGCATCGGAACGGTTTTTCTGCTGGCGGGAGTCGCCTGGGGAATCCGGAGTTACTGCTACACCCGCAATCTGTCGACCGGCTCCGGCATGCTGCTGGTGACCGGGTGTCTGATTTTTATGATGGGGCTTCTGGGGGAACAGGTCGCGCAGGTCCGCCGGATGCTGGCGAAGCAGAGATGAGCGAATGAAAATTTCTGTTCTGATGCCCGCTTTCAATGCGGAAATGTTTTTGCGGGAGGCGGTCGATTCGATTCTGAATCAGACCTTCGGCGACTTTGAATTCGTGATTGTCGATGACTGTTCGACCGATGCAACCCGGCAGATTCTCGAAGAATATGCCGGCCGGGACTCCCGGGTGAAACTATTCCGGAATGAGGTGAACCGGGGAATTGCCGCAACCCGGAACCGGCTGATGGCGGAAGCCTCTCCGGAGAGCGACTACTTTGCTCTGATGGACGCCGACGACATCGCGCTCCCGGAGCGGTTCGAAAAGCAGCTGGAGTACCTTGAGGCGCACCCCGAACTCGCGGCGGCGGGCAGTTCGATCTGGATCATCGATGAAGAGAGCCGCCGGATCGGCCGGCGCGACTATCCGTCCGATCCGCGCCGGATTACGGCGGCGATGATCCGGTTCAACCCGATTTCGCAGTCGAGCGTGATGATCCGCCGCTCGGCGGTCAAGGCGACCGGCCTGTACAATCCGAAGTACCGTGCGGCGAGCGATTATGATTACTGGCTCAGGATGCAGAGCCGCTGTTCGATGGCGAATTTGCCGGAGCCGCTGATGCTGTACCGCATCAGCACGACGCAATGCAAAAGGACAAACCTGAAGCGGACGATTCTCGTTACGCTCGAGCTTCAGCGCCGTTATCTGTTCTCCCGGCGTTTTTTCTCGCCGTCGGCGGTTGTATCGCACCTGGCGAAGTATCCGCTGCTTCTGCTGCCGTCCGGGCTGATTTTCCGGCTGTTTCAGCGTCTGGCCTATAAACCGGCGGATTCCCCGCGGAAATGAACCGCGATTACAAAAGCTTTTTCGGCGGTTCCGCCGCCGCGCTGGGAGGCGTCGTCGTTATCGGCGGCTGCAACTATCTGACACGCCGGATTCTGGCCGGATCGCTTTCTCTGGACCATTACGGCTTTTTTTACGGCATGTTTTCTTTCGTCGTTTTTGCGGTTTTCGTCGCCCGGCTCGGGACTACGGAGGCGACGGCTTACCTCCTGCCGCGGGCGATGGCGGAAAATAAGGAATGCGAAGCCCGTTCCCTGTTCAGCTGGATCGGCCGCTTCACGCTGGCCGCGACCTTTTGCCTGGTTTTGGCGGGGGCTCTGTTTTCGCCGTGGATCGCCCGGCATCTGCTCGATTATCCGCCCGGAACCTTCTACTGGTGCCTGTTTCTGCCGTACGCGGTCATTACGGGAATCGACATGTTCACGATCGGCTGTTTGAACGGCATGCGTGAATTTCTGGTCAACAACCTGATTCAGAGCGGGAAGGCGGTGCTGCTTTTTCTGGCGGTCTGGCTGACTGCCGGAAGCTGGGGAATCCTCTCTCCGATCCTGTTCTACAATTTGCTGTTCCTGATTTCGGCGCTGTCCGGTTTGCTGCATCTGCGGCGCAGGCGGGGATGGTCGCTGACCGTTCCGCCTGGGCCGGGAATGGCCGGGCGGGTTTTCCCGGTATCCGTATGGCTGGCGATGTTCGCGTTCGGAGATACGGTCGTCACGCACCTGAGCACGGTCAGCCTGGCCGTATTCTCGTCGCTGGAGGAGGTGGCGCTCTACAATATCGCGATGCCGGTCGCGCAGATCGTGAAGTCGCTGGTCGCGCTGTCGGTCGTGTTCGCTCCGGTGGCCACCGGGATGTTTGTGCGGGGGCAGTACCGCGATGTGCGGCGGCTCTGTCTGCTCGTCACCGGCCTGGAATTGCTGGCTTTCCCGTTTCTGGCACTGGTGCTTTGGCTGTTCGGCGATCAGATCATCACGCTCATGTTCGGCAGCCGCTTCATTCCGGCCCGGAATGCGATGGCCGTCATCACTTCGGCAATGATATTCTGGGCGATCGCCCAGTTCAATATGACGGCGCTCAACGCGATGGGCAAGCAGCACTGGTCGGCGTGGATCACGCTGGCGGGTGCGTTGGCGGCCATATCCGGATTCTGCCTCTTCCTGCCGCGCGGCGGAGCTCTGGCCGCAGCCGTTGTTTCGGGCGGCGCCTGTGTCCTGTGGGCGGCGGTAAGCGGAGTCGTTCTCTTCCGTCACCTGGCCGGGAAGATCCGTCAGGCCTGAGGCGCGCTGCGGCGCAGCGCTTCGGTGAGGGCGATTTCAAGGACTTTGACGGTCCACTCCACGTCGGCTCCGGCGCGGTGGGCGTTCATCCCCTTTTCGGACGGCAGCTGAAAATAGGCGCGCAGGCTCTGGAGGCTGTACGAGGGCAGCCCTGGATGAGTTTTGCGCAGCAGGCGCAGCGAGTCGAGCGTCTTGCCGCTCCAGAGCGGCAGCCCGGTCCGGGCAAGGCTCTCCTGAAGAAAGCCGAGGTCGAAAAGCGCGTTGTGCGCGACGAGCGTGCTCTCCTCGGCCAGCTTCAGGAAACCGCGGACCGCTTCCTTGAAGCGCGGCGCGGTGCTGACCATCTCGTCTGAAATATGGTGCACCGCAGTCGCGGCGGCCGGAATCGGCCGCCCGGGGTGGATCAGCGTCTGAAACCGCTGAAGCGTCCCGTCGGCTTCCACCCGGATCGCGGCAAGTTCCACGATCCGGTCGTTGGCGGGGCTCATTCCGGTGGTTTCGACGTCGAATACCGTGAACGGCCCGAGTTCGTGCCAGA
This DNA window, taken from Victivallis lenta, encodes the following:
- a CDS encoding glycosyltransferase family 2 protein, which encodes MKISVLMPAFNAEMFLREAVDSILNQTFGDFEFVIVDDCSTDATRQILEEYAGRDSRVKLFRNEVNRGIAATRNRLMAEASPESDYFALMDADDIALPERFEKQLEYLEAHPELAAAGSSIWIIDEESRRIGRRDYPSDPRRITAAMIRFNPISQSSVMIRRSAVKATGLYNPKYRAASDYDYWLRMQSRCSMANLPEPLMLYRISTTQCKRTNLKRTILVTLELQRRYLFSRRFFSPSAVVSHLAKYPLLLLPSGLIFRLFQRLAYKPADSPRK
- a CDS encoding lipopolysaccharide biosynthesis protein, translated to MNRDYKSFFGGSAAALGGVVVIGGCNYLTRRILAGSLSLDHYGFFYGMFSFVVFAVFVARLGTTEATAYLLPRAMAENKECEARSLFSWIGRFTLAATFCLVLAGALFSPWIARHLLDYPPGTFYWCLFLPYAVITGIDMFTIGCLNGMREFLVNNLIQSGKAVLLFLAVWLTAGSWGILSPILFYNLLFLISALSGLLHLRRRRGWSLTVPPGPGMAGRVFPVSVWLAMFAFGDTVVTHLSTVSLAVFSSLEEVALYNIAMPVAQIVKSLVALSVVFAPVATGMFVRGQYRDVRRLCLLVTGLELLAFPFLALVLWLFGDQIITLMFGSRFIPARNAMAVITSAMIFWAIAQFNMTALNAMGKQHWSAWITLAGALAAISGFCLFLPRGGALAAAVVSGGACVLWAAVSGVVLFRHLAGKIRQA
- a CDS encoding glycosyltransferase family 2 protein; the encoded protein is MSDSSSSLTVVIPCYNEADNIPRVIPEVLAFCREHGWRLILVNDGSKDNSAGLLAPYASESCRILTHRSNRGYGAALKSGLAAVETEYAVTIDSDGQHDLKDVGRLLELAVAKNADMVVGCRPVSDSSRYRRCGKWIIRTFAAFLIGRKFRDLNSGMKLYRTDTVRDYLQLCPDGMSFSDIILLLIASDRHLVLEESITIHPRTAGHSTIGLHTAKETLFEILNIAMLIHPQLVFSRIGTVFLLAGVAWGIRSYCYTRNLSTGSGMLLVTGCLIFMMGLLGEQVAQVRRMLAKQR
- a CDS encoding exonuclease domain-containing protein; translated protein: MAAQASERVQQLIWHELGPFTVFDVETTGMSPANDRIVELAAIRVEADGTLQRFQTLIHPGRPIPAAATAVHHISDEMVSTAPRFKEAVRGFLKLAEESTLVAHNALFDLGFLQESLARTGLPLWSGKTLDSLRLLRKTHPGLPSYSLQSLRAYFQLPSEKGMNAHRAGADVEWTVKVLEIALTEALRRSAPQA